The sequence below is a genomic window from Hippocampus zosterae strain Florida chromosome 15, ASM2543408v3, whole genome shotgun sequence.
AACTGGTCGTGAGTCAACGGCAGGGAACTTACAGTAtcgacaaacaagcatttgcacTTCCACTACGAACACTTTTAGATGCTTCAATtcacctgccattcatgtttttggaatgtgggttggAACCTGGAGTACCTGGTGAAAACCCACCAAGGCATTGGAAGAAcacgcaaacaccacacaggcagGTCGAAGCTGCGATTTGAAGCCTCAGCCTCTGACCTGTGAGTCACCCCTTTTTGAAATTGTCACCCAGTCACAAACACCTCTGGCTCATAAATGACTATGTATGAAACACAAGAGTTGGCCAAtacctttattttcttttccagaATAAAATACAAGAACAGTCTTGAAAATCTGAGGCACTTTGATGAATGATAAAAGTGAAGGCAGGATTAAACATTaaaatccattttaaaaacactcattttcaggACTCAACATACCTAAACACATACCTGTAGTTTTAGCGCTAAAGGTGGGGTTTCTATTGTAACCTATATCAAGCATGCATCATCtctaaataacaaaaaataagtaTGATATAAAATGTgatgttgatttgatttgattttttttttcattaaacatGCGATGAACAGATCTGTGAGCGGGAGAGCATTCAAGGAATGTGATGATTCCATatcaaaacatttcacatttaatCTGCTTCAAGCAACACCCATTCATACTGTCCATACTATCGAAACAAAAACCATTCTTATTAATATAGCCAACAATCAGCAGTCATCCTTCGCAAGAAATCAGCTTATCAATCCAGTTTGATCACAGTCAATAAATAACTTGGAACACTCTTGGTTTCTGTTTTGATGAATTAGTCGAGTTAGAGGCGCAACTAACTGGGCGTATTTGAAGCACAAAATGACACTGGAaggtaacaaaaacaattttcaacaGTTTcttggtgtgggtgtgtgtgtgtgtgcgcgcgcgcgtgtgcgcatgtgtgcgcatgtgtgcatgtgtgtccacGCTGTTCTGCAATCctttaaatcacaggtgtcaaagtcaaggctcgggggccagatctggcctgccacatcattttatgtggcccgcaaaagcaaatcaagcgtgtcaagttccatgatgcttgctaaagtctgaaccaaaatttcaaattgtcatatgtaatccacaataacagtcattattcttgacttctgattttaaaactattaatccaccatttttttgattaaacatttatatggtttcccaaaattccttaatggccctccaaggaaaaccggaactacaatgtggcccgtgacaaaaatgagtttgacacccatgctttAAATGGTCTGATTGTTGTCCAAAGTAACGCAGGTCTTCATGTGCAgattctttaaccctttcatgcaccctgtaacataacatgataagctgtccactgtggtaaccactgtccctgaaagggttaagatatCACTGTTAAAACACAAACTATGTCTAGATCCAGACCGAAGTTTTTCCGTTTTTTACAATGGTGGCAGCCTTCTCTGTGGCCGACTTGGGCCTAGCCCCTTGTTTCTCCTGGACTGTGTTGACACGGTTTTGCTCCGCCATAGTTGCCCCGGACACAGGACTGCTGGTCCTGGAGGTCTGCTGGtggttttttgtttgatacgtTTGAAAGGCCATGTCCAGTTGCTCCTGGGCCACACGCAAGTGGCGGTGAAGGCTCGCCAGGTCGGAGGGGATGTTTTCGTCTGGGCTTGTGCACTGCTGCTCCTGGGCCACATTGGCCATGTTCTGCTCATGGGTTGTGATGAGGCTGTTCGGCATCCTGCTGGGCTTGTCTGTCTTCATCACAAGGTTGTATCCGGGAGGGGAGGCTGGGATGTTGCGGGAGAATGGGCAGCCGAAGCTCCGCCGACCCCGATTCCTCTTGAGGCGCAGGGTGTCTTGAAAAGTGCCTATTCCCAAGTGAAGCATCTCACACACGTTTAAGATGAGGCAGAGGCAGCTTACCACATACATGATGAGAAGGAAGATTGTTTTTTCAGTGGGCCTGGAGATGAAGCAGTCCACTCGGTGTGGACAGGGGACCCGGTTGCACACAAAGGAAGGACTAACTTGAAAGCCGTACAGGAGGTACTGTCCCGCAAGGAAAGCAATCTCAAAGATGGCTCGTGACAAGAGCTGAAGAACATAGATCCGCATCAGCCCTTCTTGAAGGATTCTTCGGCGACCATCATGCTTTCGCTGGTCTTTGCAATTGCTGCTCACCAGCTCAGGTTTGCTCTCCGGACCCTCGAGCGTGTCTTCGTAAATCATCGGCTCGGCGTCGTCATCCTCGCCCTCCAAGACGTCCTCCAGATGGCGGCTTCCCCTCCATCTCGAGTGAGCCGGCATCTTTTTGCGGATCCTGTGCCCCCTCTGCCGGTCCTGCTCAGACGAGCGAGCAATCTTGTGGATTGCGTAGCCCATGTACATGATGGAGGGTGTGGAGATCATGATGATCTGGAAGACCCAGAAGCGTACGTGCGAGAGGGGCGCAAAGGCATCATAGCACACATTGTCACAGCCCGGCTGCTTGGTGTTGCAAGTGAACTTGGTCTGCTCGTCTGAGTAGATGGACTCCCCTCCGACGGCTGTGAGCACGATTCGAAATATGATAAGCACAGTCAGCCACACTTTGCCGACAAAGGTGGAGTGGTTGTGGATCTCCTCAAGCAGACGAGTGAGGAAGCTCCAACTCATGTTGCCCTCTCTAGCTTTTCAACTAGAGTCTGCGGAGAGAGGAAAACAGAATCAAATCATTCAACCCAGGCAAGGATAGGATCTCGTGCTAGTGCCCAATTCCTGAACTCACCGGTTGAACAGGCGACCATTTGGTGGATTCGTCTCTCGTCCGCTGCTTAAAGAAAGAAAGTTGGTGTCGGCTGTAACGCTAAGGACTTGGTTCGGGTTCTGGAAGTTTTGAGATTCAGTTGGACTATCTGAATGAAATGGATAAAATAGAAATCCATGATTGAGATTCATGATTTGACTGCCTGTACTTGATGTTCAGGTTATACTTGATGTTCAGGTCATTGCTTTCCATTGAAAAAGGATAGGTTATggaacagggttttttttaattgcttgtttgCAAATAGTTGGTTTTCTGGAGTGTCTGGCCAACTTGTAAGTCTGTAATTCTATTTCTGAAATTTTGTCTGTAGGCAATCGGCCCTGAATTTTGTACCAGGTTTTATAAGTTGAAAGCTAGGGTGGAGGAGGAGCCGCCATTTTCAAGTGACGGCAAGAGTCTGTCAGTAATAAAAAGCTGTACGAGCGCAGAGTGAGCAGCGGCTCATGACATGACACTGAACTGCCCCCCTTAAAACTGAGTGAGTTCAACCAGGTTATTAAAAGTGAATTTCAGTCTCTGGAATTGAGTCCTCTGACCACCATTTTAGCAGCGAGCACTCTCTTCTGAAGGTGGAGTGAGGCTTTACAAATGTCACAAGTTGGCATCCGTTACAGAAGGGCGATGGAAAGAGCAGAGACAGGGAGCTTCTCAATCTCTTTTTAGCCACATGTTCAATCAGCACTGCAGTTCAGCTCACCAACAGTAACGTTAGAACCATAGAGCGCAAGTGGTATAATGCGACACACGTTCATATTGGAATTTTTCAATATGGTACCAATGCGTAGCCAGTTCCCACAGTTAACATGAGAGACAGGAAGTGTAATTGCCTTGTACTGTAGCCCCACGTCTActccataaaataaaaaaataaatacgacaTTAAAAGTCCTTAtggatccacccatccattttctgtactgcaTAATCTTATCAAGTAGCTTAATTCGGGCGAGAGCTCGAAACACActtgactggtcgccagccaatcgcagggcacatatacctATAGATAAATaaccactcacattcacacctacgaAACATTTAATCTTcaatgtgcatgttttggaaaacagaaacagaaaacCTCAGCGAGCACGCAAACTGCTCATTGGACGGCTGGAGGCTGGATATATCCTCTGAACTTTGCTAACCAGGCTGGCAATGTGCCACTAGTGGATTAATTAACTGTAATTTAATTAATCATCAGTCCTGCAatttgatactattttgaagACTCAGTTAATGAATTTCAATGAATAACATAGAACATCTATtcgttttaaatataaaatgtggcCCCCTAAGAACAAAGAGGCTTGCCCATGGCTGGCTCGAGCATCCCCGTTTAGTACCGTTGCAAATGGCACCTAACAAAGGGTGCCGAAAGTGGTCATATCCTTTGGTAGCGTGTGTAACTTTTTGTCagttgacaaaaatgtttgaccTTTGTTCTCTTCACAGTCTCTTCGATGCAACGATAAGACCCCCAACCCTGAGTTCATGGCGCCCTGCGCTCCCTGGCGTGGGATGTGCCATCTCCCCTGCCATCTTAGGGAACAGGAGAGGCTCTGCCGTGACCCACCCTCCCCCAACTCCCGCACAGCCTTTCATGATCCAGCACTGCCTACATTGGGGAAGGCTTTGGCCTCGTGGAGACAGATGGCACCAATGGTGGGTAAGGGCGCCTCAGGATGGCATGGCACGAGGGGCTGCCTCGCTAAGAATACTTGCATTCAAATTCAACTTTTAAATGCGTATAATGTACTGATGCCATTCTGAACAAATGCAAGAAGAGGTTTGATTTATTTAAACTGTACTATTGTTGCATCACTTTGTAGTGAAATACATCCAAAATGTTGTGTCATATGGGAacaattccagaaaaaaaatattcagtaaTATAACAGTCACACTTCATCCGGATCACATGGATCTATCTGTCTGAGAGATTGTATGTGTCAAGAATAAAGGCGTTAACATTTGTTCGAAATAAGCACAGGAACATTTGAGCTTTCGGTGTGATGCGGTGCGCTTCAACacctctgaaaataaaaattgtaatttgaaatacattttttgtatttatctcATGAGATATCTATTAAACAATAGATTATGTATAGCagtatataatttttatattttttgatcAGATTTTTGCTTTCGACATCTGGATTTAATCAATATAATGTTACACTCCCACAGTCTATTTGCATTTACAGATCATGCCCATTTCAATAAGTTATGTTCTTAATTATTATGTCaagaattgaaaaacaaacaaacaaacaaaacccaccTGGAGAAGTAGCAAATGCATTTCTCGTCCTAAATGTTCCTCTCTAGGTCCCTTTTCCAATCTGAGGTGAAGAACACCACCTCCATTCTAAAAGTCCCAGACCCCAAAACAACACCTTAGACTTTCTTTTGGCATCACTTTTCCTTCTTCACATTCTGGCTGGTGTCTGGATTCTGTTCCACCAGCTTTCTGAGCATGCAGAAAGtattattaaataataaaaaggatgaacaagggggtggggtgggggacagaAATCCTCCTCTGGCAAGAGACCCTCATCCAAGAGTTGAGATGTGAGAATATGGTCGAGCGGAATGAAATGAACGTGAGGGAGTGCATTCATCCCTACACACTCGGCGCTCACGTGCAACATTTGTAACGCGGATGATGAGAGTTCCtcgctctttctcctctctctctctctctctctctctctctctctctctctctctctctctctctctctctctctttctctttctcttgctttctctctctgtctctctctttctctccttaTGGCTTAAGCTACACACACTGACGACAACACACCTGTGCGATCTGACGAGACTCAAGATAAGAATCAAAGTGCCTTCATTTGTTAAAAAAGCTGCGCAGTTAGttcagaatccccccccccccccaaaaaaagatgattattGTGGTTGACAATTGAAGTGGTATTTGTCCTAGAAACAAAACGGGTGGGAATCACACAAAAATGAActtgtatttttcaaatgaagaatttaaaataaataattgagaaTTGTCAATGTTCGGTCCAAATGCACTATTGGTCTCCTTTCATTGTGTAACAACTCTCTGTACGTATGTGTTTGGGCTTAattgctgtttttattataCAGTAGTTGCTGTAATGTGAGAGTGGCTCCAACTACTGCAGATGCAATGTGTAGTTTTAGCATACTTGGCCTGATTCAGAGATTCACAGTCTGATTATTTTTCCCACATTATTATTACGGCCTCATTTTTTggatcacaatttttttctcaaaaggtTTTTGCCCATAAAATTCCACTCACGGCGTGTTTTTTGTCAATCGGGTGCTGAAACGTAAAGCCATGGCTGAAACAGAAAGAACAGGAAGTCTG
It includes:
- the gjc2 gene encoding gap junction protein gamma 2 — translated: MSWSFLTRLLEEIHNHSTFVGKVWLTVLIIFRIVLTAVGGESIYSDEQTKFTCNTKQPGCDNVCYDAFAPLSHVRFWVFQIIMISTPSIMYMGYAIHKIARSSEQDRQRGHRIRKKMPAHSRWRGSRHLEDVLEGEDDDAEPMIYEDTLEGPESKPELVSSNCKDQRKHDGRRRILQEGLMRIYVLQLLSRAIFEIAFLAGQYLLYGFQVSPSFVCNRVPCPHRVDCFISRPTEKTIFLLIMYVVSCLCLILNVCEMLHLGIGTFQDTLRLKRNRGRRSFGCPFSRNIPASPPGYNLVMKTDKPSRMPNSLITTHEQNMANVAQEQQCTSPDENIPSDLASLHRHLRVAQEQLDMAFQTYQTKNHQQTSRTSSPVSGATMAEQNRVNTVQEKQGARPKSATEKAATIVKNGKTSVWI